A section of the Roseivirga sp. BDSF3-8 genome encodes:
- a CDS encoding DUF2231 domain-containing protein: protein MLQIPSMWRTELLHPLSVHFPIALLTMAALCGLVYLFVRQKSFAPYLRFSTSLLLLSGVALFWVAYYTGDQAYEVVVRTICDPSVLKDHLFWANTSAYIFSAAALLEIARYIFHLQKKAWTTLLVVLLLTGGTAAISYAGHLGATVVYQQAGGVYTPDGDCTGF, encoded by the coding sequence ATGTTGCAGATACCATCAATGTGGCGGACAGAGCTATTACACCCTCTGTCCGTACACTTTCCCATAGCCCTTCTTACCATGGCTGCTCTCTGTGGCCTGGTATATCTTTTTGTAAGGCAAAAAAGCTTTGCACCCTATCTTCGCTTTAGTACTTCCCTCCTGCTCCTCTCCGGCGTGGCGCTGTTTTGGGTCGCCTATTATACCGGTGACCAGGCTTATGAGGTGGTGGTGCGGACCATCTGCGACCCGAGTGTACTAAAAGACCATCTCTTCTGGGCTAATACCTCAGCCTATATCTTTTCAGCAGCCGCCTTACTGGAAATAGCACGCTACATTTTTCACCTGCAAAAAAAGGCCTGGACTACGCTACTAGTTGTGCTGTTACTGACAGGTGGTACTGCTGCTATCTCTTATGCGGGACACCTTGGCGCAACGGTGGTCTACCAGCAGGCCGGCGGAGTGTATACACCGGATGGTGACTGTACGGGGTTTTAA